Genomic segment of Chitinophaga varians:
AAGAAGGTGTTTCCGGAGGCCGGATGTTCCCAAAGTTCGAGGTGGAGGCATCCGGGGAAGTGCCGGATCAGATTTTGTTGACGGGAAAACAGTTCCCGGAAGGAGTTTACCTTGTCGGGCGCAAACTCCATCTTAACGAGTCTGTTGATCATTGAAATATTATTCTGACAGTTTGGTAAAATGAAAGTTGCTGGAAGCCGGTGGGCTGAGTCAGTTGGTCCCTGCGGAATCCCTGCAGGCCGAAGAGGCCGGCGGCATTTCCTTTGTTGATGGCTATTTCGAGATAGCCGGCAGCGTTAAAGAGGGCCAGTTTCTGGCCTTCGGGCACGTCGGCGTAGGATTCGCTGATCTGGTTGATGACTTCATTGCGGCGGAAGAATATCTGGAAGCGGCGGTTCTTGCGTTGCGCATCGAACTGGTCGCGGGTGATATTGACCACTACGTTTTCGAAGCTGTCGATATGGATGATCTGGCCTTCGATGAAGTCATCGCCTACCAGGGGTTGCAGGTTATGTTTCACCTGGATCTGTTGGGTGAGAGGGGCTATTTCCCCGAGCGCTTTGCCTCTGCTCAGTTCACGGGCAGCCATGGCCAGCAGCTGGATCATGGTGAACGTGGTCTTGGGCGCATTGGCGGGCAGCGGTATTTTCACCACTTTCTCCGGCATACCTCCGGCGATCATGGTCAGCAGGCCGTTATCGGCGCAGCCGATATACTGGCCGTTATGTTCGGCCACCAGGACGTGGTCCGGTTTCCGGTCGAACAGATTGATCAATACAAAATGGAACGTGCCGAGCGGAAACCAGGCGAAAGCGCTTTTACAGATGTAAGTAGCCTGGGGGAGATTGAACGGGCTGATATGGTGGGTGATGTCAGTAACATGACATTCCGGGCAGTAATGCCAGAGCTGCCCTTTGATGGCACCTACCAGGTAATCCTGCATCCCTATGTCTGATGTTAATGTTATAATGGACATGCCAGAAATTCTAAATCCCGCTCTAAATTCACATTTCAACGCCCTTCCTTGCTAACAGTTACCGGTATCACATCTGAATGGCATAATTAAATGTCCGCTTTCCTTCCAAAAAAGATGCCATGGGGTTTTAAATGCAATCTCATTGCAAATAAAGGTAAAAATACCGATGGCGCCTATTTTAAGCAGAAAATTTGATTTTTACTGTAAAGGGGAATTGGGTTCTTTCTTAAAGTGGTTATAAACGAGTTTGTCCAGCATGCCGGGTATCACCCTGCTGAGGAATACGGTGAGTTTGCCCTGTCCTGTCAGTACCAGCGTGCGTTTGCGCTTAGCGATAGCTTTGGCGATGGCTGTTGCCACGGCTTCAGCGCTCATGAGTTTGTCCTCGTCGAGCGGCGTTTCACTCTGTGCCTGTCCCTGCGGGTCCAGCGCCGTATTCCGTATATTCGACGACGTGAAGCCAGGGCATACCCACATCACGTTGACGCCTGTATGCAGATTCTCGGTCCTCAATGCCTCGAGGAAACCCTGCATTGCGAATTTGGAAGCGGAGTAGCCGGTCCGCCCCGGAAGGCCTCTATATCCCGCGATAGAAGAAACTCCCACGACAGTGCCCTTCGACGCCAGGATAGCCGGCAACGCATACTTGGTGCAATAAACAGTCCCCCAGAAATTGATATCCATCAGCGACTTCAGCACACTCAAATCCAGATCACGGAACAGCGCCCGCATGGAAATACCTGCGTTGTTGATCAACACGTCAATACCGCCGAACTGTTTATTCACCGCTTCAATGAATGCCTTACAATCGTCTTCTTTACTCACGTCCGCAACAAAGATGAACAGCCCCTTCGGATTATTCAGCTCATTGCGCAGCGCTTCCAGCGCCGGCAGCTTGCGGCCGCATACCGCCACGTTAGCGCCGTGTTGCAGCATCTCCACCACCATGGCCCTGCCAATCCCCGACGATCCGCCGGTAATAACCACTGTCTTGTTCTGAAAGAAAGTTTTCATGGGTATATTTTTGCACTGCAAAAATAGGCGAGAAGTTCATAGTAACAGCATTTTATTATAGGTGTGATACATATTTGTACTGCTGTTATTGGCTTATAAGCCTTATTGGTGGGGATCTTCAGAATTTTTTTGACAAAAACTTGTTTAAAAATAAATTATTCCTATTTTTGCACTCCCTTCAGAAAAGGGAATGATTCCGTAGCTCAGTTGGTAGAGCAATACACTTTTAATGTATGGGCCCTGGGTTCGAGTCCCAGCGGGATCACAGACAACTTATAAACCTCGCGCTAGTCGCGGGGTTTTGTTTTTTTAGTTGGAGTGGTTAGTTGAGTTCCTTTTGTATAACCCCGATTTCTTTCCCGTACTTTATACAGGTTAATCAGCTTTTACTAAGATACGAAATATTAAACAAGATATTATTGTAACCTGCTTCGTTTTTTATATTAGACGATAACATCAAGGTACCTTGGCGTTTTTGAATGTAAAAATAATGGGCCTTGCCTTAAGGTGCTAATAATCTAAACTATTTATTGGGTAATAACTTTTTTATCAATGGATATTGAGGTCTAGTTTGATATGTTATTCCAATACGTTTAGTAATAAGGATAGAAAGCAATCAATACTTTCTATCCTTTCAATTCTAGTTGCATTCATCATCATCATCATTCTGATTTTTTTTATGATCCTCATCATCATCGAAGTCAAAATGTTTTACTCCCTTGGTTTTGTATTTCATACAAAACCAACCATTTTTGCCATTCGGACTAACTGATGCATGTATGTATAAATCCGAAACGTTTCGGTATTCTATTGGTACATCAAATTCATTGGGGTCTCCTGAATTCCAAGTTTTCCAAAATTTTCTATCATCGCTGTCAGTACCAATTTGGAAAGTAATTTGGGAAGCTTGAGTCTTTCCTGTGTTTACAGAAATCCACCAGCCGTTTTTTTCTGCCATATATTTTATTTTACATTTGCCTACTCTATACAGTTTTCGGCTAAACCTGTTGCGTACTCTATTATTTTATGTTGCTTTTCCGCTTTCTCCAACATTAGATGGCAAGTCCCGATTTGCCTATTTAATTCATGATGTGATAAAATATTTGGACGGTTATAAATCTCTCCATTTAGGATTGTCAGATTGATTGGTGGTGTAATTAAAATGGCAATAGCCTATCGTTGTAAAAACACTTGTTCATAAGGTGCTTTTGTTCTTCCAAGAGGCAGGTGTATTTTTCTTTTCACCGGCGGTAAAATTCTTAATGTTACATTTAAAAATCATTCTCTAATTGCAAACAATTATGCGAACATATAGTATCCAAATTCATTTTGAGCTCCAATTTTATAGGTTGCATAGTCTTGAGGTTAGCAGAATTAGTACTTTTTGAAAGAATTTATTTTTTTCAATTTGCTATGAAATATGGAGTGGAAATTCGAAGGAAATTTCTTTATAACAAATTCACAAATTTCTTTTGCCTTATTATAATTCGACAGCCTAATTAAGATTTCAGAGGATTGATATAATCCAGTGATTGCGTTTTGCCTAGAGCCAGAACTAATTTTATCGACGTTTATTCTTTTGATATGATCGTAAAATAGATGTCCCATATGTTTCCAAATATTATAGAATTGATCCTTTATTACTTGGTTCCGCTTTGAAAAATCAATCTGGCTGATTTCATTGTATTTTAAATCCTCTTTTAAATCATCTTTTTTGTTAATGTAATATATGGACCTGTAGGTTAAGAGAAGTCCATGTAATTCTAAGTTTATATCATTGTTCAAGTTTCTGTTCAATGCACAAAAGTCAAGTAGGGCGTCAATTGCTTTCTCTTTATTGGTATCGGATGCCAGAGCCCAATTATATGCAGCATACATTTTCATGAATTTCCCATCTTTGGAAAAAAGATGGAATACTTCCTCAAGCACATTAACAGCGGATTCTTTTTTGCCTCTATCAATTACTAGGTAGGAAGATAGATTTAGTACTGCCTGTAGCTTTATATCGAGTGGAGAATTTGCTCTGTTTATAATAAATCTATATGAGCTGATTACTTCTTCTTCATTTTTTGTAAGCCTATTAGTGTCTGCGCTTTGTAGTAATGCCAGTTCTGTATCTAGCTTTTTATCTTTGGAAATTAGCTGTGTTTTGCGTTTGTACTTATTTTTGAATGATTCTTCCTGAAAATTAAAGTAATCATTCATTTTTTGTAATATTTCTTTAGAATAGACATTGAAAAAGTCATTCTCTTTTACTTCGACTATTCTAAGTTTCACAAGCTCCTGAATCCCAGAATCGAATTTTTGCTCTTCATTTTCAAGTCCAACAATAAACTTCAACTTATTAACCAGGTTACTAAGGTCTTTAGTTGTTACTAATAAGCTTATAGCAACAAAAATTTCCTGTGCCGTTTTGCTCAGATAGTTGTAAATGCGGCCATATAAAAAATCAATTGCTTCGGCAGAATCCTTTATGTCCTTGGATAGAGAATCTTCAATTTTCCCATTTTGCACTAAAATATGTGCAAATTGAAAAATAAATAGTGGTCTTCCTCCTGTAATAAAATGGAGTCTTTGGCTATTGTTCGGATTTTTCATTTTTTGTTTGAAAGCTTCCATAGGAACATCAGAAAAGTCATTTTCCAGAATTTTCAGGAAAAAATCCAAGGTTTTTTCCTGGTTCAATTCGTTCGTTTCAATCTCATCTCCAATTTTCAAATCGGCTCTTGTAGTAACAATAATTTTATGGTTGATGGGATTAAGCTTTCTGATAAATTCAGTCATTTTTGCCTTTTCCTCTTCAGCAAAAGTTTCATAGTCATCAATTATCAATAATATCTTTCCCTGATATTTCTCTATTGCTTCAGTATCAGAGCTATCTATGTCAAATATAATTTTATTTAATTTGTTAATTATTTCTCTAAGAGTCGAGACCGATTCAAATAATTCCTGAATTTTTCCTGTGTGGTAGTTATAAAACCTGTCTTTAGCGCTTAAGAAAATAATGTAGTCGAATTTTTTTTCAAAGCCCTTAGATAATTCCTCGCAAACATTTTGTATCGTAGCTGTTTTGCCTACGCCACCATGGCCCCACATTGTCGCGCTTACGGAATGGTTAGTTTTTATAAGAAAATCAAGAATTCTCTTTTTAATGCCTATGTCAATATAATTGGTGTAATTATTCTTATAAACATTTAAGATTGTTCCATTTGGACTTTTTCTTTTTTTACCATCGTTGACGATCTCAGCTTCCACAAAATCACTCCAATCTTTTGTATGCAATCCTGTTTGGAAAATTTTGTTATATTTTACTTTACCCAATAAAGGTTCTTGAATGGACGCGAATATATATATATCATCAACGTTGAGAAGTTCTATGAAGGGTGAAAGTCTATAATATTGGTTTTCCGAGTTTTGTAAATAAAGGTTATTTACTTTTAGATTAGCTGTTTTTATTGAGCAACTCCAGGGGTAATATTCGGTGCCATCAGGTTTGTAGGATATTCCTCTGTAGAAACTATTCTCCAACTTTTCTACATAAATAATATCGAAATCTTGTTTAATTAACTCAATATTGGAGGATACTACTACGTCGTAAATCTCTTTTAAAGCCTTCAAATAATCTTCTATGCCGTCATTAAATACATATCCATGTCCTATTTTTTCATTTCTGATTTTTGGATATTTCGAAATTGAATTGTTTATTTTTCCATCTTTAAATAAATCCCCATTAATATCAAGCTTTCTATTGATTTCTAAAATGCTACCTATGCTTGGCTGTTGAATTCTTCTGAGTATATATTCTCTGTCATCATCATTAAGAATAGATATATTTTTATTCCATAAATAAGCTAAGAAATAGATAAGAAGGTATTCAAGTCTTACTTGGTAATAAATTTTAAGCTCCGAGTTGGAGCCGCTATTTTCGAGGAATGCGATCCTACGTTCAATTTTTTTTCGAATATATTCCATACGTAATTGAGATTTAAATAGGATAAATTGTTTGTATTTAACTACTATTAGCCCCTTACATTTTAATAAATCGTTTTGAGTATTTCATTTATTTTAAATATAGGGTACTTTATGGATTATTATTTTTGTCAATTTAAGGATTTTTGTTAAAATAGCAATTAAGGTTCCCTAATCAGCTGGAACCCGCAAGATGTTCGATGTCACAACCAGATTGCAATTTCCTGTCTAGTAGAAATTGCAGGATAACAGGTTGTAGTACAACCTAGCTTTGGCGTTTTCCCTACAAAGTTTGGTCGCTGATTTACAATTTGAAGGGGGCGCGTTTTTTTAAAAACTTTTAATTATTTCGAATGGATAGGTATCCCTCGATAATTTGAAAACAATATGTGTGAGTGGAAGTATGAGAAAGGAAAACGTTATGTCCCCAATGTCATTATTCTCCGATCTAGACCAATTTTGACAACTTATTAGATTAGTAATCCGCGAAGAATTTGTTCGTCAAAGAAAAAGCTAGTTTACGTAATCGTCTATTTGGAGAGAGGGGTGCCACCACAAAAGCGGAGGATTTAACCTGGCATCGCTGCCGCGGGGCCTGCGCCGTATGAACACATTTTGTTGCAACGGTAGGCTACAGCCGGACTTTAGTAAAAAAACATTTATTCGTAAGGCACTTTGGTTTCGCGGGGATAGCTGTATTTTTTTCTTTCCACCCGCAACAGAATCAGCAGTTGTTACTGTTTGTGGAAGTAGAAAACCTCTTCCGGCGGTTTTTGCGGAGCTGGTACATGCGGCGTTGCCACCTGCACCCGGAGATGGAGTGGCGCTGCTCCAGGCAGGCCCCACCCGCGAAGATTGAATGGCGCGTTCAACATTCCGTTTGCGGATTGGATAAAGATAATACAAGTACTATCTTTGCGCATTTTGCCCTTTGGGCAGATCAATTTGATTGGTAACAGCATACTCAAAAATTTTTAGTTGAGTTTTTAGTTGAGTTCAATGCTGTTAACCGTTATAAAGGTAGGGCTTTGAAAAATCGGATGGTGTTATAAAATGTTGAAAATCAGCGAATAAACGTAAGGCTAAATAAAGTTGTGTAAGGCTTTTCCTGACTTCTGTAATCCCAGCGGGATCACAAACAAGAGTAAAAAGAAATACTCTTATGTAATTAAAGCCTTTAAAGCTGCTTAAATCGTAGGATTTAAGCAGCTTTAAAGGCTTTTATGATGTGCTTATCTTAACTATGCTTTGTTTGATGATCAGTTTAATTTAATTGATGATAATAGTGGGGTAAAACAGGTAAAGGAAGAGCCAGATCAGTTACAAACTCTGGGTACCGATAAGATGGTCATAAAAAAAGTGGCTTCCAGTACGTTTACACCGGCAACGAAACACCGCAGAATGTTTACTTCGATAATCTTGTTCTGGCGGCAAGTAACGGGCCGGTATTGGAAGAACCCACACTACTATCCCGAGGGTTGATAATGGATGGCATCAGTTGCCATGCTCTGTCCCGTATAGAACCCAACAAAGAATTGTTTCAGGGTAAGGAACTGCAACATAATGAATTTAGTGATGGCTCCGGTATGACTTTGAAGCCCGTTATTACGATCAGCGTTTAGGACGTTGGTTCTCTCCAGACCCGGATCAAATAATCCAAGGGTAGCTGCAGCAGGCTTAGGAGAAGGTGGTAGTACGACCTATCCTGAATATTATGATGGTAGCGTTTACAGGCCAGCTCATACTGTTTTAAGAGATGGCCTGTAAACGCTACCAGTGCAGAAGGCGAAGGAGCTGCTGGTGCATCGAAATCACTTACTAATATTGAGGTAAATATCAATTATACAGGAGAATACAATTATTGAAGCCGATAATATTTCGATGAAGGGGATAAAGGATGAGTATTTTGCGTGTTTTATTGATGATAATAGTGAACTGGAGATCTCAGTGCCAATTAAAATATATC
This window contains:
- a CDS encoding SDR family oxidoreductase, encoding MKTFFQNKTVVITGGSSGIGRAMVVEMLQHGANVAVCGRKLPALEALRNELNNPKGLFIFVADVSKEDDCKAFIEAVNKQFGGIDVLINNAGISMRALFRDLDLSVLKSLMDINFWGTVYCTKYALPAILASKGTVVGVSSIAGYRGLPGRTGYSASKFAMQGFLEALRTENLHTGVNVMWVCPGFTSSNIRNTALDPQGQAQSETPLDEDKLMSAEAVATAIAKAIAKRKRTLVLTGQGKLTVFLSRVIPGMLDKLVYNHFKKEPNSPLQ
- a CDS encoding S-adenosyl-l-methionine hydroxide adenosyltransferase family protein — protein: MSIITLTSDIGMQDYLVGAIKGQLWHYCPECHVTDITHHISPFNLPQATYICKSAFAWFPLGTFHFVLINLFDRKPDHVLVAEHNGQYIGCADNGLLTMIAGGMPEKVVKIPLPANAPKTTFTMIQLLAMAARELSRGKALGEIAPLTQQIQVKHNLQPLVGDDFIEGQIIHIDSFENVVVNITRDQFDAQRKNRRFQIFFRRNEVINQISESYADVPEGQKLALFNAAGYLEIAINKGNAAGLFGLQGFRRDQLTQPTGFQQLSFYQTVRIIFQ
- a CDS encoding NB-ARC domain-containing protein produces the protein MEYIRKKIERRIAFLENSGSNSELKIYYQVRLEYLLIYFLAYLWNKNISILNDDDREYILRRIQQPSIGSILEINRKLDINGDLFKDGKINNSISKYPKIRNEKIGHGYVFNDGIEDYLKALKEIYDVVVSSNIELIKQDFDIIYVEKLENSFYRGISYKPDGTEYYPWSCSIKTANLKVNNLYLQNSENQYYRLSPFIELLNVDDIYIFASIQEPLLGKVKYNKIFQTGLHTKDWSDFVEAEIVNDGKKRKSPNGTILNVYKNNYTNYIDIGIKKRILDFLIKTNHSVSATMWGHGGVGKTATIQNVCEELSKGFEKKFDYIIFLSAKDRFYNYHTGKIQELFESVSTLREIINKLNKIIFDIDSSDTEAIEKYQGKILLIIDDYETFAEEEKAKMTEFIRKLNPINHKIIVTTRADLKIGDEIETNELNQEKTLDFFLKILENDFSDVPMEAFKQKMKNPNNSQRLHFITGGRPLFIFQFAHILVQNGKIEDSLSKDIKDSAEAIDFLYGRIYNYLSKTAQEIFVAISLLVTTKDLSNLVNKLKFIVGLENEEQKFDSGIQELVKLRIVEVKENDFFNVYSKEILQKMNDYFNFQEESFKNKYKRKTQLISKDKKLDTELALLQSADTNRLTKNEEEVISSYRFIINRANSPLDIKLQAVLNLSSYLVIDRGKKESAVNVLEEVFHLFSKDGKFMKMYAAYNWALASDTNKEKAIDALLDFCALNRNLNNDINLELHGLLLTYRSIYYINKKDDLKEDLKYNEISQIDFSKRNQVIKDQFYNIWKHMGHLFYDHIKRINVDKISSGSRQNAITGLYQSSEILIRLSNYNKAKEICEFVIKKFPSNFHSIFHSKLKKINSFKKY
- a CDS encoding putative quinol monooxygenase — protein: MINRLVKMEFAPDKVNSFRELFSRQQNLIRHFPGCLHLELWEHPASGNTFFTFSKWESETALEAYRQSDLFRETWAATKVLFSAKPAAWTVTEAFKA